In Candidatus Binatia bacterium, a single window of DNA contains:
- a CDS encoding alkaline phosphatase family protein yields the protein MAEAKRPRIVLIGIDAGTWDLLDPWMAQGLLPNLARLRDGGVYGNLQSTEVSSSPVLWTSIATGKVPDKTGVTWFVRFPNGLGNPVPVDRSSLKTSPLWRILSRRRIDVAVLGWYVTFPAEEVDGRLLTDLAEFGQMPGSAYPETFLWDLAPIPQGQAVAAMPRFMDYPYDPEKAVRKPGEPPSLDFLVFDRFVRAWTRDKFYLDAAERTLSEGPLPEALFLYLRGTDDVQHGFWKFMDPGAFAPHSDADGKSVEGTTIVPPDQVAAFGKVIPRYWQWIDEGVGKVLSHYPASDPPLVIICSDHGAGPAVAENKVDVPEYMHLSGSHRPVGIFIANGPGIRHGGSRGIELHGASVYDIAPTILHALTLPIGKDMDGHVLSSIFEDSVAQRPDETIDTWDTPGSGPPASPEVPAAIDDKIREHLKSLGYIGQ from the coding sequence GGTGTCTACGGCAACCTGCAATCCACCGAGGTCAGCAGCTCGCCGGTCCTGTGGACGTCGATCGCGACCGGAAAGGTGCCGGACAAAACCGGCGTCACCTGGTTCGTGCGTTTTCCGAACGGCCTCGGCAATCCGGTGCCGGTCGACCGCAGTTCGCTCAAGACCAGCCCGCTGTGGAGGATCCTCAGCCGCCGCCGCATCGACGTTGCCGTACTCGGCTGGTACGTGACGTTTCCGGCCGAAGAAGTCGACGGTCGGCTGCTGACGGATCTCGCCGAGTTCGGACAGATGCCGGGCTCGGCCTACCCGGAAACGTTTCTGTGGGACCTCGCGCCGATTCCCCAGGGGCAGGCCGTGGCAGCAATGCCGAGGTTCATGGACTACCCGTACGATCCCGAAAAGGCCGTGCGCAAACCGGGCGAGCCGCCGAGCCTGGACTTCCTCGTCTTCGACCGTTTCGTGCGCGCGTGGACCCGCGACAAGTTCTACCTCGATGCTGCCGAGCGCACGCTTTCCGAGGGCCCGCTGCCCGAAGCGCTGTTTCTCTATCTGCGCGGCACCGACGACGTGCAGCACGGGTTCTGGAAGTTCATGGATCCGGGCGCTTTCGCGCCGCACAGTGACGCGGATGGAAAGTCGGTCGAAGGCACGACCATCGTTCCACCCGACCAAGTCGCGGCCTTCGGCAAAGTGATTCCGCGCTACTGGCAGTGGATCGACGAAGGCGTCGGCAAAGTGCTCTCGCACTATCCCGCCTCGGATCCGCCGCTGGTGATCATCTGCTCCGATCATGGCGCCGGCCCGGCGGTCGCCGAGAACAAGGTGGATGTTCCGGAATACATGCACCTGTCGGGATCGCACCGGCCCGTCGGGATTTTCATCGCGAACGGGCCGGGAATCCGTCACGGCGGCAGTCGGGGCATCGAGCTCCACGGCGCGAGCGTTTACGACATCGCGCCGACCATCCTGCACGCCCTCACTCTGCCGATCGGCAAGGACATGGACGGCCACGTGCTGAGTTCGATCTTCGAAGACTCCGTCGCACAGCGCCCCGACGAGACGATCGACACGTGGGACACGCCCGGAAGCGGCCCGCCGGCATCACCCGAGGTTCCCGCCGCCATCGACGACAAGATCCGAGAGCACCTGAAATCCCTCGGCTACATCGGCCAATAA